A window of the Cystobacter fuscus genome harbors these coding sequences:
- a CDS encoding ABC transporter substrate-binding protein, whose product MTDKVIKIGVLNDQSGLYADMSGQSSVLAARMAVEDFGGKVNGTPVEVVAADHQNKPDIGANLARQWFDVDKVDVIVDVPTSSVALAVSEIVKGKNKVLLDSGAGTVELTGKACSPNTIHWTYDTYALAHGTGSAVVASGGDTWFFLTVDYTFGQSLEKDVSDVVKASGGKVLGSVRHPLNTADFSSFLLQAQSSGAKVIGLANAGGDTINAIKAAREFGITEGGQKLAGLLVFISDVHALGLATAQGLRLTSPFYWDTNEQTRAFSKRFAERNGGRVPDMGHAGVYASVLHYLKAVQALGADGDGRAVVARMKELPTEDPLFGKGSIRADGRKLHPMSLYEVKAPGESKKPWDYYKLVRTIPAEQAFKPLAQSECPLVKK is encoded by the coding sequence ATGACCGACAAGGTCATCAAGATTGGCGTGCTCAATGATCAGTCCGGCCTGTACGCGGACATGAGCGGCCAGAGCTCGGTGCTCGCCGCGCGGATGGCGGTGGAGGACTTTGGCGGCAAGGTGAACGGCACGCCGGTGGAAGTGGTCGCCGCGGACCACCAGAACAAGCCGGACATCGGCGCGAACCTCGCGCGCCAGTGGTTCGACGTGGACAAGGTGGACGTGATCGTCGACGTGCCCACGTCCTCGGTGGCGCTCGCCGTCAGCGAGATCGTCAAGGGCAAGAACAAGGTGCTGCTCGACTCCGGCGCGGGCACCGTGGAGCTGACGGGCAAGGCGTGCTCGCCCAACACCATCCACTGGACCTACGACACCTACGCGCTGGCGCACGGCACCGGCAGCGCCGTGGTGGCCAGCGGCGGCGACACCTGGTTCTTCCTCACGGTGGACTACACCTTCGGCCAGTCGCTGGAGAAGGACGTGTCGGACGTGGTCAAGGCGAGCGGCGGCAAGGTGCTCGGCTCGGTGCGCCACCCGCTCAACACCGCGGACTTCTCCTCCTTCCTGCTCCAGGCGCAGTCCAGCGGGGCGAAGGTGATCGGCCTCGCCAACGCGGGTGGGGACACCATCAACGCCATCAAGGCGGCGCGCGAGTTCGGCATCACCGAGGGCGGACAGAAGCTCGCGGGGCTCCTGGTGTTCATCTCCGACGTGCACGCGCTCGGGCTGGCCACCGCCCAGGGGCTGCGGCTGACGAGTCCCTTCTACTGGGACACGAACGAGCAGACGCGCGCCTTCTCCAAGCGCTTCGCCGAGCGTAACGGGGGCCGGGTGCCCGACATGGGGCACGCGGGCGTCTACGCGTCCGTGCTGCACTACCTCAAGGCGGTGCAGGCGCTCGGCGCGGACGGGGATGGCCGGGCGGTGGTGGCGCGGATGAAGGAGCTGCCCACCGAGGATCCGCTGTTCGGCAAGGGCAGCATCCGCGCGGATGGCCGCAAGCTGCACCCCATGTCCCTCTACGAGGTGAAGGCGCCCGGCGAGTCCAAGAAGCCCTGGGACTACTACAAGCTGGTGCGCACGATCCCCGCGGAGCAGGCCTTCAAGCCGCTCGCCCAGAGCGAGTGCCCGCTGGTGAAGAAGTAG
- a CDS encoding ABC transporter ATP-binding protein produces MSEAPSSAPLLTVSGLNAWYGESHILHGVDLELRPGRLVTLLGRNGAGKTTTLRALMGMVPRREGSVRLEGQETIRLASHRIARLGMALCPEERGIFASLDVEENLMLPPVVRPGGLSRDAVLALFPNLRERLRSPGTRLSGGEQQMLALGRLLRTGARLLLLDEPTEGLAPVIVQQIGDILRRLKQEGFTILLVEQNLRFASALADEHFVMEHGRVIDRISGAELESSRGRLESYLGA; encoded by the coding sequence ATGTCTGAGGCCCCGTCCTCCGCGCCCCTGCTCACCGTCTCCGGGCTGAACGCCTGGTACGGCGAGTCGCACATCCTCCACGGCGTGGACCTGGAGCTGCGTCCGGGCCGGCTCGTCACGCTGCTCGGGCGCAACGGCGCGGGCAAGACGACCACGCTGCGCGCGCTGATGGGTATGGTGCCCCGGCGCGAGGGCTCGGTGCGGCTCGAGGGCCAGGAGACGATCCGGCTCGCCTCGCACCGCATCGCCCGGCTGGGCATGGCCCTGTGCCCCGAGGAGCGCGGCATCTTCGCGAGCCTCGACGTGGAGGAGAACCTGATGTTGCCGCCCGTGGTGCGCCCGGGCGGACTGTCCCGCGACGCCGTGCTCGCGCTCTTTCCCAACCTGCGCGAGCGGCTGCGCAGTCCGGGCACCCGGCTGTCCGGCGGCGAGCAGCAGATGCTCGCCCTGGGCCGCCTCCTGCGCACCGGGGCCCGGCTGCTCCTGCTCGACGAGCCCACCGAGGGCCTCGCCCCCGTCATCGTCCAGCAGATCGGCGACATCCTCCGCCGGCTCAAGCAGGAGGGCTTCACGATCCTGCTCGTCGAGCAGAACCTGCGCTTCGCCAGTGCCCTCGCGGACGAGCACTTCGTGATGGAGCACGGGCGCGTCATCGACCGCATCTCCGGCGCCGAGCTCGAGTCCAGCCGCGGCCGGCTCGAGAGCTACCTCGGGGCCTGA
- a CDS encoding ABC transporter ATP-binding protein: MADEVLLETRGLTKEFAGFVAVKGVDLRVRRGTIHALIGPNGAGKTTCFNLLTRFLPSSRGSIFFQGRDITHARPAAVARRGLVRSFQISATFPHLSVLENVRVALQRQRGASFDFWRSERVLGAYDARARELLDAVGLAGHEDLLAVELSYGRKRALELATTLALEPELLLLDEPTAGMGHEDVDRIASLIQKVAAQRTVLMVEHNLGVVARLCHTITVLARGEVLAEGDYATVSRHPEVVRAYLGAEHV, encoded by the coding sequence ATGGCCGATGAGGTACTGCTCGAGACGCGGGGACTGACCAAGGAGTTCGCGGGCTTCGTCGCGGTCAAGGGCGTGGACCTGCGCGTGCGCCGGGGCACCATCCACGCGCTCATTGGCCCCAACGGAGCGGGCAAGACGACGTGCTTCAACCTGCTGACCCGCTTCCTGCCGTCCTCGCGGGGGAGCATCTTCTTCCAGGGCCGGGACATCACCCACGCCAGGCCCGCGGCCGTGGCCCGGCGGGGGCTCGTGCGCTCCTTCCAGATCTCCGCCACCTTCCCCCACCTGAGCGTGCTGGAGAACGTGCGCGTGGCGCTCCAGCGGCAGCGCGGCGCGTCATTCGACTTCTGGCGCTCGGAGCGGGTGCTGGGTGCCTACGACGCCCGCGCGCGCGAGCTGCTCGACGCGGTGGGCCTCGCGGGCCACGAGGACCTGCTCGCGGTGGAGCTGTCCTACGGGCGCAAGCGCGCGCTCGAGCTCGCCACCACCCTGGCGCTGGAGCCGGAGCTGCTGCTGCTCGACGAGCCCACCGCCGGCATGGGCCACGAGGACGTGGACCGCATCGCCTCGCTCATCCAGAAGGTCGCCGCCCAGCGCACGGTGCTGATGGTGGAGCACAACCTGGGCGTGGTGGCCCGCCTGTGTCACACCATCACCGTGCTCGCACGCGGGGAGGTGCTCGCCGAGGGCGACTACGCCACCGTGTCCCGCCACCCCGAGGTGGTGCGGGCCTACCTGGGGGCCGAGCATGTCTGA